ATCAATTACTTATATTTCTATTAGTTTTTAAATACTGTATTTCTGCTTCCAGATCATTCAAACGGTCATAAAACTCTGCAGGATCCGGTAGGTTGAAATTCAGGTGAAGCTTTACTTCCCATACTTCTTTTATTGTACTAGGATGGATATTCTGCGTAGGATAATTACGTCTGTTATCTGATTTACAGATCAGGTTATCATATTTTTTGATTCTGTTCAGGCATCTTTTAATAAGACCGTCTTCAATTTCATTCGAAACAATAGCATACAGCTTGTTATCACTGATATCATGAATCCAGTCGTCCACAAACTGGGCAACTACGTGTGTACGATCGGGAAGCGTAGGAAACATGGAATGTCCTTCAATTTCAAACATCCTGAACACCCCGTTATTAAGGTTTGGAAGCCGGAACGTAGGTAATGATTTAATGAAATTAGGATCATTATATCCCTGAAGATATCCGGCCTTCAGCTTGTTGGGAACAAGGGCAATATTGTCCCTGTTATGAGAATCTACCGTTATTACCTGCGGAACCCTGTGGTAAAAATCAGACAGCAGAGCAGCCTGTTCTTTTTTATCTTCTTTCAGCATTTCTCCTTCACCTACAATAAGCCATTCGAAATTTATTGCGAGCGAAGTGCATATTTTTTCGATGACATTGAATTTAGGCTCTGTTCCATTGATATAACTTCTTATATTGGATTCATTTACCCCTATCATACCCCCGAAAACAGAATTATTTCCGTTAGCGAAGTAATCAACAAGTTGTTTTATCCGAAAATTTATTCCATTCATAATCAATAATTTGAATCTTGATTCGAGAAATTTTTCGAGTTTCCGTTTGGTTATTCGTAAAACTTTACGATATTTGTCCCGTACAAAAGACAAACATGATAATGAACAAAACTACTAAAAAAAGAACATATTACAATACAGAGATCTTAAATATTCTGATGAAACGTCATGACTGTTCCATTGACTTCATTCGTAAATCTTTGCGCGGTGACAGAGTGGGAGAAAAATCTGATGTTTTAAAGAAGGAATATAATATTTTTTTAAGGAAAACCGAAGAAGCTATTAATAACGAAGCCCAATCATTAAAAAATAAAATACCATGAAAAAAATACTTCAGACCCTGTTCTGTCACAAAAAGATAGAAGTGATAGACGCCAAAACAGGAAGAAAAGAAATTGCTACTTACAAAATAATACTAGGAATTTTCTTTAAGATCAGTTACCAACCTCAGTAAAACAAACAAAAATAACGATACCATGCCGATCCACTGGGGCAATATACTCGCAGTAACAAAAGATGAACTGGTTCCGGCATATTTCAGCACATTAGATGCTCTTCAGAAGAAAATCCAGCGGTACAGGGATCTGCCTTTCGGAATTAAGCAGGTCAGAAAAGGAGGAAACGGCCGCCAGATGCTCATTGACTTTGATTCGCTTCCCAAAGAAATACAGGATAGTCTTGGAGATCCGCGCAAAATGCAGCATCCCATGATCTCTTTCTTTCAGTTTGATCCGTCTGCGGTTCGTTATTATACCGATTTCAGATTTGAAGACGGCACCCCCTTAAAAGAAAACTTCAAACAGGAATACATCACTAATGCAAGCGTTCTCCGTGCTGCAGAAAGACTGAAGCAGGCAAGGCTTGAGGAATGGAAAAAGCTCAAAAAAACATCAGGGCGAGGGCTTATGCCTTCCATCTGCACCGATATTATAACGTTCAATGAATATCTGCCGAAACTTTTTAATACAGAACATAGCATTCCCGCATCATACAGGGCATTTGACAGGATATGGAAACCGTTTTTCAATACCTATGAAAACGGAGGCTATAACTACAGCTGCCTGATCTCCGGAAAACTGAAAAACCAGAACAGGAAACTGATGACCGATGAAATGATTGCACTGCTGAACGATATGTTTGCCGGACAGGATTATAAACCTTCAAGAACACAGATTGCCTCCCAGTATCAGGCTTTTCTGAACGGAGAACTGGAGATCATCTCCAATGAAACCGGTGAAATGTATGATCCGACAGACAGCAGAAAATTCAAAGAAATATCAGACAGTTCCATCATTGCATGGCTAGGAAAGTGGGAAAATAAGATAGGAACCTATGCCAGACGTTCAGGAGACCGCCAGAAACTGATGCAGGAATTCATCCCATGGCACAAGCTGGCTAAAATCAAAGAAGCAGGAACATTGATTTCGATTGATGACAGACAGCCGCCGTTCATGTATGACAAAAAGAGAAACCGGGTGTGGTTCTATATGGGAATAGATCTCGGTTCTGAAGCCTGGACATGCTGGGTACACGGAAAAACCAAGGAAGGAATCATCACAGAGTTCTACCGCCAGATGATCAGGAATTATACAGAATGGGGGTTCAATCTTCCTTTAGGATTGGAATGTGAAAGCTCACTGAACAGCAGTTTCAAAGATACATTCCTGAGAAACGGAGCGATGTTCGACACAGTCAATATTTATGCGAACCGGGCCAGATCCAAAGCCATTGAAAGAAAATTTGAAGAACTGCGGTACCGACACGAAAAAAGCAGACTGGGATGGATGGCCAGACCTCATGCCCGGAAAGAAGAAAATCAAAAGAGCGCAGATGAAGAAGTCATTATTCCGTACGATGACATTGTAGACGGCTCTCTGAACGACATTGAAATATGGAACAATTCACCTCATTCCATATATAAAGACAAAACAAGATGGGAAGTATTCTGTGAGATGCAGAACAAAAACACCCGTCCCACCAACTGGCAGGCACTCCTGCCCTACCTGGGAAAAGAAACAGTATCAAGCTGTAACGCGGGGATCATCAACTTCAGAAATACCACGTATGTTTTGGGACTAGACGGTGAAATTGTTTTAGGAGAAGACCTGATCAGGCTGATGAAGTATGTAGAAGGAAAAGAATTCAGAATATTCTGGCTCGATGGAAATGATGGAAGCACGCTAAAAGCCATGATCTATTATGAAGATATGATGCTCTGCGATATTGTTCCACATCCGGAATATTCAAAATCAAAGCACGAAAGAGGTGCACAAGGAGAAATCAACAGAAAGATGATGTCTGCCTATGAAAATACAGTGAATGCTTTCATGGCCCATCAGAAAAGAGAAATTGAACAGATCACGGTGATAGACAACCGTAAGAAAGTAATTAACAGCAAGTTTCAGATTCCAGGCAGAAAAAGATACAGGCAGACAGAATCGATTCCGGAGGAAATTCTTTTCAAAGAAACCCAGGAATATCACTACAAAGAAACAGAAAGTACTGCAAGAAGCTGGAAATCAAA
This region of Chryseobacterium vaccae genomic DNA includes:
- a CDS encoding S24 family peptidase produces the protein MNGINFRIKQLVDYFANGNNSVFGGMIGVNESNIRSYINGTEPKFNVIEKICTSLAINFEWLIVGEGEMLKEDKKEQAALLSDFYHRVPQVITVDSHNRDNIALVPNKLKAGYLQGYNDPNFIKSLPTFRLPNLNNGVFRMFEIEGHSMFPTLPDRTHVVAQFVDDWIHDISDNKLYAIVSNEIEDGLIKRCLNRIKKYDNLICKSDNRRNYPTQNIHPSTIKEVWEVKLHLNFNLPDPAEFYDRLNDLEAEIQYLKTNRNISN